One window of the Gammaproteobacteria bacterium genome contains the following:
- the cydX gene encoding cytochrome bd-I oxidase subunit CydX, producing the protein MWYFSWILGVLFACSCGIINAMWVEMRLAGDHGDGQPVPAQPRKRTPAGTA; encoded by the coding sequence ATGTGGTACTTCAGCTGGATCCTGGGCGTGCTGTTCGCCTGCTCCTGCGGCATCATCAATGCCATGTGGGTGGAGATGCGCCTCGCCGGAGACCACGGCGACGGCCAGCCTGTCCCCGCGCAGCCGCGCAAGCGCACGCCGGCCGGCACAGCCTGA
- a CDS encoding universal stress protein, whose amino-acid sequence MSKQPRIMVIMEGKPRHSPALLRALSLAIRMGASLHLRSFDYLRSLEHAASRGFDLSAYLRGRRAELEEFAGTLPAEGAPIDTQVVWGRPLAEKIIYEVLALEPDLVIKDAPGHTDPRHTLLDSIDWHLLNECPAPLMLVRPRAASLPRRIVAAVDPLDEHGKPHALNDRIVGTAAALAAQCGAELDVVNAFEYVPAAGEWEYAGLMPDLTLYGELRKVHAEGLYRLGKDHGVPPAHMHILDGEAAYCVTGFARQHGADLVVMGSIYRTGLKQLFLGSTAEGVFDTLPCDVLLIKPDGFAAELQSLLEQGKARAA is encoded by the coding sequence ATGAGCAAGCAACCCCGGATCATGGTGATCATGGAGGGCAAGCCGCGCCACAGCCCGGCGCTGCTGCGCGCCCTGTCCTTGGCCATCCGCATGGGCGCCAGCCTGCACCTGCGCTCTTTCGACTACCTGCGCAGCCTCGAGCACGCGGCGAGCCGCGGTTTCGACCTATCTGCCTACCTGCGGGGCCGCCGCGCGGAGCTCGAGGAGTTCGCCGGGACTCTCCCCGCCGAAGGCGCCCCGATCGATACCCAGGTCGTCTGGGGCCGGCCGCTGGCCGAGAAGATCATCTACGAGGTGCTGGCCCTCGAGCCGGACCTCGTCATCAAGGACGCCCCCGGACACACCGACCCCCGCCACACGCTGCTGGACAGCATCGACTGGCACCTCCTCAACGAGTGCCCGGCGCCGCTGATGCTGGTGCGTCCGCGTGCCGCGAGCCTGCCGCGCCGCATCGTCGCGGCGGTGGATCCGCTGGACGAGCATGGCAAGCCTCACGCGCTCAACGACCGCATCGTGGGCACCGCCGCGGCCCTCGCCGCCCAGTGCGGCGCCGAGCTCGACGTGGTGAATGCGTTCGAATACGTCCCGGCCGCCGGCGAGTGGGAATATGCCGGCCTGATGCCGGACCTCACCCTCTACGGCGAGCTGCGCAAGGTGCACGCCGAGGGGCTGTACCGGCTCGGCAAGGACCACGGCGTCCCGCCCGCGCACATGCACATCCTTGACGGCGAGGCCGCCTACTGCGTCACCGGGTTCGCCCGGCAGCACGGTGCCGACCTCGTGGTGATGGGCAGCATCTACCGCACCGGTCTCAAGCAGCTCTTCCTCGGCAGCACCGCAGAGGGCGTCTTCGACACGTTGCCCTGTGATGTGCTGCTCATCAAGCCGGACGGGTTCGCCGCCGAGCTGCAGTCCCTGCTCGAGCAGGGCAAGGCCCGGGCCGCCTGA
- a CDS encoding bifunctional acetate--CoA ligase family protein/GNAT family N-acetyltransferase: MTTRNLACLLQPRSVALVGASTHPAKVGYVLARNLAGQFQGPVYLVNPKHTAIEGRPCWPDVASLPEAPELAVICTPAGTVPGLVHELGARGTRAAIVVSAGFGERAGAGEALQQAMLDAARPHGLRIIGPNCIGMLIPGRGLNASFSRSAARPGHTAFITQSGALLTAVLDWAQPRGIGFSHMISLGDMADVDFADLLDYLAGDGGTRAILLYIEGVVHTRKFMSAARAAARIKPVIVVKSGRHEAAARAAATHTGALAGADAVYDAAFRRAGMLRVPDLAALFDAVDVLTLKEPPRGDRLAILTNGGGMGVMATDALMECGGRLAALPGATLAALDASLPATWSRANPVDIIGDADGARYRAALQALAAAPEVDAVLALYCPTGVSDPGEAAAAVADMAAARQGPAILASWVGGESVMEARRVLSGRGVPNFETPEQAVRAFMHLADYRRNQEMLMQTPPSLPAEFEPDTAGARRILQAALAESRAWLSEVESKELLAAYAIPTVPTRLAPDPDAAAEAARKFSGPYALKIVSPDITHKSDVGGVMLDLPDADAVREAARRMRGALQRSHPEARLAGFSVQAMVKRPQAQELIAGIVSDRQFGPVILFGQGGTAVEVLDDKSLGLPPLNLHLARELMRGTRVHKLLEGYRNRPPADLDAVALTLVKLAQLAADLPEVAELDINPLLADSAGVLALDARVKLGPAAAPGGARLAIRPYPRQLEQTLTARDGERFRLRPIVPEDEPALARTFDLLTPEEVRQRFHVPMKAFPHTLAARLTQIDYDREMALVLTGPGAPGTAGIEGVARLAADPGREHAEFALLVRQAYARRGLGSQMLQRLADYARGEGIGELFGVVLADNAAMRGLCRKLGFREAVLPDQPGVVRVSLPLRRGAP; this comes from the coding sequence GTGACCACGCGCAACCTGGCCTGCCTGCTGCAGCCCCGCAGCGTGGCCCTGGTGGGAGCCAGCACCCATCCCGCGAAGGTGGGCTACGTGCTGGCCCGCAACCTGGCCGGACAGTTCCAGGGGCCCGTCTATCTCGTCAATCCCAAGCACACGGCCATCGAAGGCCGGCCCTGCTGGCCGGACGTGGCCTCGTTGCCGGAGGCGCCGGAGCTCGCGGTGATCTGCACGCCCGCCGGCACCGTGCCGGGTCTGGTGCATGAACTCGGGGCGCGCGGCACGCGCGCCGCGATCGTGGTAAGCGCCGGTTTCGGTGAGCGCGCCGGTGCGGGCGAGGCCCTGCAGCAGGCGATGCTGGACGCGGCGCGTCCCCATGGGCTGCGCATCATCGGGCCGAACTGCATCGGCATGCTGATCCCGGGGCGCGGCCTGAACGCGAGCTTCAGCCGCAGCGCGGCGCGGCCGGGCCACACCGCGTTCATCACCCAGTCCGGGGCCCTGCTCACCGCGGTGCTGGATTGGGCACAGCCGCGCGGCATCGGTTTCTCGCACATGATCTCGCTGGGCGACATGGCGGACGTGGACTTCGCGGACCTCTTGGACTATCTGGCGGGCGACGGCGGCACCCGGGCGATCCTGCTGTACATCGAGGGCGTGGTGCACACGCGCAAGTTCATGTCCGCCGCGCGTGCCGCCGCGCGCATCAAGCCGGTGATCGTGGTGAAGAGCGGACGGCACGAGGCGGCGGCGCGGGCCGCCGCGACCCATACCGGCGCGCTGGCCGGCGCAGATGCGGTGTACGACGCGGCGTTCCGCCGCGCCGGTATGCTGCGGGTGCCGGACCTGGCGGCGCTGTTCGACGCTGTGGACGTGCTGACGCTGAAGGAGCCGCCGCGCGGGGACCGCCTGGCGATCCTCACCAACGGCGGCGGCATGGGGGTGATGGCGACGGACGCGCTCATGGAATGCGGCGGCCGGCTGGCCGCGCTGCCGGGCGCGACGCTCGCGGCGCTGGATGCGTCGCTGCCCGCCACCTGGTCGCGCGCCAATCCCGTGGACATCATCGGCGACGCGGACGGTGCGCGCTACCGCGCGGCGCTGCAGGCGCTGGCGGCGGCGCCGGAGGTGGACGCGGTGCTGGCGCTCTACTGCCCCACCGGAGTGAGCGATCCCGGCGAGGCCGCGGCGGCGGTGGCGGACATGGCCGCAGCGCGGCAAGGCCCGGCGATCCTGGCGAGCTGGGTGGGCGGCGAATCGGTGATGGAGGCACGGCGCGTGCTGTCCGGCCGCGGCGTGCCGAACTTCGAGACGCCGGAGCAGGCGGTGCGGGCCTTCATGCACCTCGCGGACTACAGGCGCAACCAGGAGATGCTGATGCAGACGCCGCCGTCGCTGCCGGCGGAGTTCGAGCCGGACACGGCGGGCGCGAGACGCATACTGCAGGCGGCGCTCGCGGAGAGCCGCGCCTGGCTCTCGGAGGTGGAGTCCAAGGAGCTGCTGGCGGCCTACGCGATCCCGACGGTACCGACGCGTCTCGCGCCGGATCCGGACGCCGCCGCGGAGGCGGCGCGCAAGTTCTCCGGACCCTATGCGCTCAAGATCGTGTCGCCTGATATCACGCACAAGTCCGACGTGGGCGGCGTGATGCTGGACCTGCCGGACGCGGACGCCGTGCGCGAGGCCGCGCGCCGCATGCGCGGGGCATTGCAGCGCAGCCATCCCGAGGCGCGGCTTGCCGGCTTCTCGGTACAGGCGATGGTGAAGCGTCCGCAGGCACAGGAGCTCATCGCCGGCATCGTCAGCGACCGGCAGTTCGGCCCCGTGATCCTGTTCGGCCAGGGCGGCACCGCAGTGGAAGTACTCGACGACAAGTCCCTGGGCCTGCCGCCCCTAAACCTGCACCTGGCGCGCGAACTCATGCGCGGCACGCGGGTGCACAAGCTGCTCGAGGGCTACCGCAACCGGCCGCCGGCGGACCTGGACGCGGTGGCGCTGACGCTGGTGAAGCTCGCGCAGCTCGCGGCGGACCTGCCGGAGGTGGCGGAACTGGACATCAACCCGCTGCTCGCGGATTCCGCCGGAGTGCTGGCGCTGGACGCGCGGGTCAAGCTCGGGCCGGCGGCCGCGCCCGGCGGCGCGCGGCTCGCGATCCGCCCCTATCCGCGGCAACTGGAGCAGACGCTGACCGCGCGCGACGGGGAGCGTTTCCGGCTGCGGCCGATCGTGCCGGAGGATGAGCCGGCCCTGGCCCGCACCTTCGACCTGCTGACACCGGAGGAGGTGCGCCAGCGCTTCCATGTGCCCATGAAGGCTTTCCCTCACACGCTGGCGGCGCGGCTCACCCAGATCGACTACGACCGGGAGATGGCGCTGGTGCTGACCGGGCCGGGCGCGCCGGGCACCGCCGGGATCGAGGGCGTGGCGCGGCTCGCGGCCGATCCCGGGCGGGAACACGCGGAGTTCGCGCTGCTGGTGCGCCAGGCCTATGCGCGCCGGGGACTGGGCTCGCAGATGCTGCAGCGCCTCGCTGACTACGCGCGCGGCGAGGGCATCGGCGAGCTGTTCGGGGTGGTGCTGGCGGACAACGCCGCCATGCGCGGCCTGTGCCGGAAGCTGGGTTTCCGGGAGGCCGTGCTGCCGGACCAGCCCGGGGTGGTGCGGGTCAGCCTGCCCCTGCGCCGGGGCGCCCCGTAG
- a CDS encoding carbohydrate porin, protein MLSLKRSLLALSVGAALAASAARADGTGDTTLSGLMFVDMTDIQTQKNGADVDPDGFGLDVKRFYFGVNHAFDETWSATLITDFDLPKLSVSGKDSTGATVSSTGTASETQVFIKKAYLQGHFSDAATLRVGSADMPWIPFVENIYGYRFVEKTLLDRLKFGNTVDWGAHGFGRSGGVNYAASLVNGGGFKNPGRSKGMDVEARLGFMPVDGLTLAMGGYSGKLGQDTDAVPAQHTASRVDAMAAWKASGLTVGGEYFSADNYTTVLSAAPDKADGWSLFGSYDLTSDHSVFARYDRAKTSKDLNPSLTDTYYHAGFAWRSSPNLTWALAYKSDKLADNATELKTQEFGVWAQIKF, encoded by the coding sequence ATGCTTTCCCTTAAGAGATCATTACTTGCCCTAAGTGTCGGTGCCGCGCTGGCAGCCTCCGCGGCCCGGGCCGACGGTACCGGTGACACCACCCTGAGCGGCCTGATGTTCGTGGACATGACCGACATCCAGACCCAGAAGAACGGCGCGGACGTGGACCCGGACGGTTTCGGGCTGGACGTGAAGCGCTTCTACTTCGGCGTGAACCATGCCTTCGACGAGACCTGGTCCGCGACCCTGATCACGGACTTCGACCTGCCCAAGCTCTCGGTATCCGGCAAGGACTCCACCGGCGCCACCGTCAGCTCGACGGGCACTGCGTCCGAGACCCAGGTATTCATCAAGAAAGCCTACCTGCAGGGGCATTTCAGCGATGCCGCCACGCTGCGGGTGGGCTCGGCAGACATGCCCTGGATCCCGTTCGTGGAGAACATCTACGGTTACCGCTTCGTGGAGAAGACGCTGCTGGACCGCCTCAAGTTCGGCAACACCGTGGACTGGGGCGCGCACGGCTTCGGCCGCAGCGGCGGCGTGAACTATGCCGCCTCGCTGGTCAATGGCGGGGGCTTCAAGAACCCCGGCCGCAGCAAGGGCATGGACGTGGAAGCGCGCCTCGGCTTCATGCCGGTGGACGGCCTCACGCTGGCAATGGGCGGCTACAGCGGCAAGCTGGGGCAGGACACCGACGCCGTGCCGGCCCAGCACACCGCGAGCCGCGTGGATGCCATGGCGGCGTGGAAGGCCTCGGGCCTGACGGTGGGCGGCGAATACTTCAGCGCCGACAACTACACCACGGTGCTGAGCGCGGCCCCGGACAAGGCGGATGGCTGGTCACTGTTCGGGTCCTATGACCTCACCTCCGACCATTCAGTGTTCGCCCGCTACGACCGGGCCAAGACCAGCAAGGACCTGAATCCCTCCCTGACGGATACCTATTACCACGCCGGCTTCGCCTGGCGCAGCAGCCCGAACCTGACCTGGGCGCTGGCCTACAAGTCCGACAAGCTCGCCGACAACGCGACCGAGCTCAAGACGCAGGAGTTCGGCGTCTGGGCACAGATCAAGTTCTGA
- a CDS encoding CBS domain-containing protein, which yields MNIGDVCNRVVIYITADETAQRAAELMRKYHVGDLVVTASGDPDREPVGIVTDRDIVVEVVAKRVDPDGLTVADIMSQDPLVASEEDEIQDTLDAMRDLGVRRVPVVDRRRNLIGIFALDDVLQLMASNLGTVAAIVGEQRRQEAESRA from the coding sequence ATGAACATCGGAGACGTATGCAACCGGGTGGTGATCTACATCACCGCGGATGAGACGGCGCAGCGCGCCGCGGAACTGATGCGCAAGTACCACGTGGGCGACCTGGTGGTGACCGCGTCCGGCGATCCCGACCGGGAGCCGGTGGGCATCGTCACGGACCGTGACATCGTGGTCGAGGTGGTGGCCAAGAGGGTGGACCCGGACGGGCTCACCGTCGCCGACATCATGAGCCAGGACCCCCTGGTGGCCTCCGAGGAGGATGAGATCCAGGACACCCTGGACGCGATGCGCGACCTGGGCGTGCGGCGGGTGCCGGTGGTGGACAGGCGCCGCAACCTGATCGGCATCTTCGCCCTCGACGACGTGCTGCAACTCATGGCCTCCAACCTCGGCACCGTGGCCGCGATCGTCGGTGAGCAGCGCCGCCAGGAAGCGGAGTCGCGCGCATGA
- the nirK gene encoding copper-containing nitrite reductase codes for MRTFRPAAAWGAALLGLSLLAAAPLVQAASSNLPKPSVTYHADVRFTFRTNIGPKGMTFVGVGNGIDGVDNPTLQVPQGAVVQITLIDGDGAEHNIAVPDFGASSDHVVAKDASTVIVFRADKSGSFEYFCELPGHRQAGMVGKLVVGTPAAAPQAEAADITLDPATVPAPIGKRDPQKVRVDLTTVEVRGRLADGTTYNFWTFNGKVPGPMLRVREGDTVELHLKNEASSRMIHSVDLHAVLGPGGGAAVLQVPPGQEKSITFKAALPGLYVYHCATPMVANHIANGMYGMILVEPAAGLPKVDREFYVMQGEIYTTGAFGKHGDQEFDVQKLLDEKPEYFVLNGAVGALTKYHPLHSKVGDTVRVYFGVGGPNFTSSFHVIGEIFDHVYNMASLVSPPTDDVQTVSVPPGGATVVDFRTQVPGRYMLVDHALSRMERGLMGFLMVDGQDNPDLYHTDYQPDPHSGH; via the coding sequence ATGAGAACCTTCCGTCCGGCCGCTGCCTGGGGCGCCGCCCTGCTGGGCCTGTCCCTGCTGGCCGCCGCGCCCCTGGTGCAGGCCGCCAGCAGCAACCTGCCCAAGCCGTCGGTCACCTACCATGCCGACGTCCGCTTCACCTTCCGCACCAACATCGGCCCCAAGGGCATGACCTTCGTCGGCGTCGGCAACGGCATCGACGGCGTGGACAATCCCACGTTGCAGGTCCCCCAGGGCGCCGTGGTGCAGATCACGCTGATCGACGGCGATGGGGCCGAGCACAACATCGCGGTACCGGACTTCGGCGCCTCCTCCGACCACGTGGTGGCGAAGGACGCCAGCACCGTGATCGTGTTCCGTGCCGACAAGAGCGGCAGCTTCGAGTACTTCTGCGAACTGCCCGGCCACCGCCAGGCCGGCATGGTGGGCAAGCTGGTGGTGGGCACGCCCGCCGCCGCTCCGCAGGCAGAGGCCGCGGACATCACCCTCGATCCCGCCACCGTGCCCGCGCCCATCGGCAAGCGCGATCCGCAGAAGGTGCGCGTGGATCTCACCACCGTCGAGGTCCGCGGCCGACTCGCGGACGGCACCACCTACAACTTCTGGACCTTCAACGGCAAGGTGCCGGGCCCCATGCTGCGCGTCCGCGAAGGCGACACCGTGGAGCTGCACCTCAAGAACGAGGCCTCCAGCCGCATGATCCACTCGGTGGACCTGCACGCGGTGCTCGGCCCCGGCGGCGGCGCCGCGGTGCTGCAGGTGCCCCCCGGCCAGGAGAAGTCCATCACGTTCAAGGCCGCGCTGCCGGGTCTCTACGTGTACCACTGCGCCACCCCCATGGTCGCCAACCACATCGCCAACGGCATGTACGGCATGATCCTGGTGGAACCGGCCGCGGGCCTGCCCAAGGTGGACCGTGAGTTCTACGTTATGCAGGGCGAGATCTACACCACCGGCGCCTTCGGCAAGCACGGCGACCAGGAGTTCGACGTGCAGAAGCTGCTGGACGAGAAGCCCGAGTACTTCGTGCTCAACGGCGCGGTCGGCGCGCTCACCAAGTACCACCCGCTGCACTCGAAGGTGGGTGACACCGTGCGCGTCTACTTCGGCGTGGGCGGCCCGAACTTCACGTCTTCCTTCCACGTGATCGGCGAGATCTTCGACCATGTGTACAATATGGCCTCGCTGGTGTCTCCGCCGACCGACGACGTGCAGACCGTGAGCGTGCCGCCGGGCGGCGCCACCGTGGTGGACTTCCGCACCCAGGTGCCGGGCCGCTACATGCTGGTGGACCACGCCCTCTCGCGCATGGAGCGCGGGCTCATGGGCTTCCTGATGGTGGACGGCCAGGACAACCCGGACCTCTACCACACCGACTACCAGCCGGATCCCCATTCCGGCCATTGA
- a CDS encoding cytochrome C: MNHFDFSRLGLRLALLLAALSLAPQALAVPSFARQTGLACNICHSTPPELTSFGRLFKLNGYVLTGIKQIQSGESGQNLSINELPPLSAMVQIADTLTNKSQPGSQNGNLQFPAQLSLFYAGAISTNMGAFAQLTYTQADDHFSMDLADVRYADHAEWFGSDTIYGITVNNGPTIEDVWNSTSAWGFPWFGSEVAPAPSAAPLLGGVLSGPGSVAGAGAYAFWDDRVYALFSLYRASPTGAAQPISDAGAISGVAPYWRLAYQWNGGNPLEVGLYGMHASVDQGFSGAGAPDLNDGYTDYGVDAQYEIAMGGNMLSLYGTYIHEKQALESSHAAGASNLDDTLNSLNLNGRYHFDSTQAVGLGYFSTTGTTDSLLYAPADISGSATGSPDSKGWTLQYVYLPRQNVQLAVQYTLYDKFNGGSNNYDGSGRNASDNDTLFLLLWVLW, from the coding sequence ATGAACCACTTCGACTTCAGCCGCCTCGGCTTGCGCCTTGCGCTGCTGCTCGCGGCCCTGTCGCTGGCCCCCCAGGCCCTCGCGGTGCCAAGCTTCGCCCGCCAGACGGGGCTTGCCTGCAACATCTGCCACAGCACGCCCCCGGAGCTTACCTCCTTCGGCAGGCTGTTCAAGCTGAACGGTTACGTGCTCACCGGCATCAAGCAGATCCAGTCGGGTGAGTCCGGCCAGAACCTCAGTATCAACGAGCTGCCGCCGTTGTCCGCCATGGTGCAGATCGCGGACACGCTCACCAACAAATCGCAACCCGGCTCGCAGAACGGCAACCTGCAGTTCCCGGCGCAACTCAGCCTGTTCTATGCAGGCGCCATCTCCACCAACATGGGCGCCTTCGCGCAGCTCACCTATACCCAGGCTGACGATCACTTCAGCATGGACCTGGCGGATGTGCGCTACGCGGACCATGCCGAGTGGTTCGGGTCCGACACCATCTACGGCATCACCGTCAACAACGGTCCCACCATCGAGGACGTATGGAACTCCACCTCTGCCTGGGGGTTCCCCTGGTTCGGTTCCGAGGTGGCCCCGGCACCCTCCGCCGCGCCGCTTCTGGGCGGCGTGCTGAGCGGGCCGGGCAGCGTGGCCGGCGCCGGTGCCTATGCCTTCTGGGATGACCGCGTCTACGCGCTGTTCAGCCTCTATCGCGCCTCACCCACTGGGGCGGCCCAGCCCATCTCGGATGCCGGCGCCATCTCAGGCGTCGCGCCCTACTGGCGGCTCGCCTACCAGTGGAACGGCGGCAACCCCCTCGAAGTGGGCCTCTACGGCATGCACGCCTCGGTGGACCAGGGCTTCTCGGGTGCCGGCGCACCGGACCTGAACGACGGCTACACCGACTACGGTGTGGACGCGCAGTATGAGATTGCCATGGGCGGCAACATGTTGTCGCTGTACGGTACCTACATACACGAGAAGCAGGCGCTCGAGTCCAGCCATGCTGCCGGTGCCAGCAACCTCGACGATACCCTCAATAGCCTGAACCTGAACGGCCGCTACCATTTCGACTCGACACAGGCTGTGGGTCTCGGCTACTTCTCGACGACCGGCACCACCGACTCGCTGCTGTACGCGCCGGCCGACATCTCCGGCTCCGCTACCGGCTCGCCTGACAGCAAAGGCTGGACACTGCAGTACGTCTACTTGCCGCGCCAGAACGTGCAGCTCGCCGTACAGTACACCCTGTACGACAAGTTCAACGGCGGCAGCAACAACTACGACGGCAGCGGCCGGAACGCCTCCGACAACGACACCCTGTTCCTGCTGCTGTGGGTGCTGTGGTGA
- the cydB gene encoding cytochrome d ubiquinol oxidase subunit II produces MDYETLRLIWWLFLTVLLTGFAVMDGFDLGVAAQLLYVARDDQERRVTLNSIGPVWDGNQVWFILGGGAAFAAFPMLYAVAFSGFYAAMFLVLLTFIVRPVGFDFRSKLNATAWRHTWDRLLSGAAIAAALLFGVAVGNLFLGVPFSFDSELRMSYAGGLLDLIKPFPLLCGVASLAMLLMHGAAYLGIKTEGEVADRARRVLLAGSAVLVVALIVGGFWVSRMDGYMIQGTLDPNGPSNPLLKSVVQVRGAWLANYNAHGWMILAPVLAYLGAFIAAGSAVARNEITAFLGSALAVAGTIFTAGLALFPFLLPSSLNPSHSLTIWDASSSQHTLFIMVVAVAMFLPVVILYTSWVFRVLRGKVTTAYVGHNDHNLY; encoded by the coding sequence ATGGACTACGAGACTCTACGCCTCATCTGGTGGCTGTTCCTCACGGTGCTTCTCACCGGCTTCGCCGTCATGGACGGCTTCGACCTCGGCGTCGCCGCGCAGCTCCTCTACGTGGCCCGCGACGACCAGGAGCGGCGCGTCACCCTCAACAGCATCGGTCCGGTCTGGGACGGCAACCAGGTGTGGTTCATCCTGGGCGGCGGCGCGGCCTTCGCCGCCTTCCCCATGCTCTATGCGGTGGCGTTCTCCGGCTTCTACGCCGCCATGTTCCTGGTGCTGCTGACCTTCATCGTGCGGCCGGTGGGCTTCGACTTCCGCAGCAAGCTCAACGCCACCGCCTGGCGGCACACTTGGGACCGCCTGCTGAGCGGAGCCGCCATCGCCGCAGCGCTGCTGTTCGGCGTCGCAGTGGGCAACCTGTTCCTCGGCGTGCCGTTCAGCTTCGACTCCGAGCTGCGCATGAGCTATGCCGGCGGCCTACTGGACCTCATCAAGCCCTTCCCGCTCCTGTGCGGCGTGGCCTCGCTGGCCATGCTGCTCATGCACGGCGCCGCCTATCTCGGCATCAAGACCGAGGGCGAGGTGGCGGATCGCGCGCGGCGCGTGCTGCTGGCCGGCTCCGCGGTGCTGGTGGTGGCGCTCATCGTCGGGGGTTTCTGGGTCTCGCGCATGGACGGCTACATGATCCAGGGCACGCTCGACCCGAACGGGCCCTCCAACCCGCTGCTCAAGAGCGTCGTCCAAGTACGCGGCGCGTGGCTCGCGAACTACAACGCCCACGGCTGGATGATCCTGGCTCCGGTGCTGGCCTACCTCGGCGCCTTCATCGCCGCCGGCAGCGCCGTGGCGCGCAACGAGATCACGGCGTTCCTGGGCTCGGCCCTCGCCGTCGCCGGCACCATCTTCACCGCCGGCCTCGCGCTGTTCCCGTTCCTGCTGCCCTCGAGCCTCAACCCTTCCCACAGCCTCACGATCTGGGACGCCTCCTCCAGCCAGCACACCCTGTTCATCATGGTGGTGGCGGTGGCGATGTTCCTGCCGGTAGTGATCCTCTACACGAGCTGGGTGTTCCGGGTGCTGCGCGGCAAGGTGACCACGGCCTACGTGGGCCACAACGACCACAACCTCTACTGA
- a CDS encoding cytochrome ubiquinol oxidase subunit I, protein MDSLDPVMLSRLQFALTALYHFLFVPLTLGLAFILAIMESVYVMTSREIWKDMTRFWGKLFGINFAMGVATGITMEFQFGTNWAYYSHYVGDIFGVPLAIEGLMAFFLESTFVGLFFFGWDRLSRVQHLMVTWLVALGSNLSALWILIANGWMQNPVGAAFNYRTMRMEVTSMAEVIFNPVAQAKFVHTVSAGYVVGAMFVLSISAFYLLRGRHVAFAKRSLAVAASFGLAASLSVVVLGDESGYLTTQDQKMKLAAIEAEWHTEPAPASFTLFGIPDQAAHETRYAVKVPWVLGLIATRSADEPVLGIDDLTKRSRERVHDGVLAYYALQELKVHPEDTAAKATFDAYQKDLGYALLLTMDGVDPLRATDADLDRAAARTVPKVSALFWSFRIMVGLGLLFIFLFAFAFWVSATQRFERYRWFLRLAFYALPLPWISTELGWVVAEVGRQPWVIEGVLPTQLAASSISGLQVLGSLSGFVLFYSALAVVDAFLMRRYILFGPDDVLAKTIVAPEERRALRAQEA, encoded by the coding sequence ATGGATTCCCTCGATCCGGTCATGCTCTCGCGCCTGCAGTTCGCCCTGACGGCGCTCTACCATTTCCTGTTCGTGCCGCTGACCCTCGGCCTCGCCTTCATCCTCGCCATCATGGAGTCGGTGTACGTCATGACCAGCCGGGAGATCTGGAAGGACATGACCCGCTTCTGGGGCAAGCTGTTCGGCATCAACTTCGCCATGGGCGTCGCCACCGGCATCACCATGGAGTTCCAGTTCGGCACCAACTGGGCCTACTACTCCCACTACGTGGGCGACATCTTCGGCGTGCCGCTGGCCATCGAGGGCCTGATGGCGTTCTTCCTCGAGTCCACCTTTGTCGGCCTGTTCTTCTTCGGCTGGGACCGGCTGTCGCGGGTGCAGCACCTCATGGTCACCTGGCTGGTGGCGCTGGGCTCCAACCTCTCGGCGCTGTGGATCCTGATTGCCAACGGCTGGATGCAGAACCCCGTGGGCGCGGCCTTCAACTACCGGACCATGCGCATGGAAGTGACCAGCATGGCCGAGGTGATCTTCAACCCGGTGGCCCAGGCCAAGTTCGTGCACACCGTGAGCGCAGGGTACGTGGTGGGCGCCATGTTCGTGCTCTCCATCAGCGCCTTCTACCTGCTGCGGGGCCGCCACGTGGCGTTCGCCAAGCGCTCACTGGCGGTGGCCGCCAGCTTCGGCCTCGCGGCCTCCCTCTCGGTGGTGGTGCTGGGCGACGAGAGCGGTTACCTCACGACCCAGGACCAGAAGATGAAGCTCGCGGCCATCGAGGCCGAGTGGCATACCGAGCCTGCACCGGCGAGCTTCACGCTGTTCGGCATCCCGGACCAGGCGGCCCACGAGACGCGCTACGCGGTGAAGGTGCCCTGGGTGCTGGGCCTCATCGCGACCCGGTCCGCCGACGAGCCGGTGCTGGGCATCGACGACCTGACCAAGCGCTCCCGTGAGCGCGTGCACGACGGCGTGCTGGCCTACTACGCGCTGCAGGAGCTCAAGGTCCACCCCGAAGATACCGCCGCCAAGGCCACCTTCGACGCATACCAGAAGGACCTGGGCTATGCCCTGCTATTGACCATGGACGGCGTGGACCCGCTGCGGGCCACCGACGCCGATCTCGACCGGGCCGCCGCGCGCACCGTGCCCAAGGTCTCCGCCCTCTTCTGGTCGTTCCGCATCATGGTGGGCCTGGGCCTCCTGTTCATCTTCCTGTTCGCGTTCGCGTTCTGGGTCTCGGCCACCCAACGCTTCGAGCGCTACCGCTGGTTCCTGCGCCTCGCGTTCTACGCGTTGCCGCTGCCCTGGATCTCCACCGAGCTCGGCTGGGTGGTGGCGGAAGTCGGGCGCCAGCCCTGGGTCATCGAGGGCGTGCTGCCCACCCAGCTAGCAGCTTCCAGTATTTCAGGTTTGCAGGTGCTGGGAAGCCTCTCGGGATTCGTGCTGTTCTACTCCGCTCTGGCGGTGGTGGACGCCTTCCTCATGCGCCGCTACATCCTGTTCGGACCGGATGATGTACTGGCCAAGACCATCGTCGCACCCGAAGAACGCCGCGCGCTGCGCGCGCAGGAGGCCTGA